The window GAAGAGGAGGCTCACGGTTCGACGCTACCGGGGCTCGGGAGGCGGCGGGGCCGCCCGCTAACGTGGAGGCATGAGCGAAGCGCGCGAGTGGTCACGCGTCGACACGGCCCGGTTCGTCCGCGCCGCGACGCGCGACGACGACAAGTACTCGCGCGGCGTGGTGGCCCTGCGCACCGGTTCGCCCGCGTACCCCGGGGCCGCGGTGCTCGGTGTCGAGGCCGCATGGCGCGCCGGCGCGGGCTTCGTGCGGTATGCGGGAGAGCAGCGCGTGATCGACGCCGTGCTCGCCCGCCGCCCGGAGACCGTGGGCGGGCCCGACACCGGGCGCACCCGGGTCGGAGCGTGGGTCATCGGCTCCGGCACCGACCCCGAGGAGCGGACGGACGCCGAGGCGCGGGCGCTGCGCGAGATCGTGTCGGGCACGGCCCCGGTCGTGATCGACGCCGGCGCACTCGACCTGGCGTCCGGCGCGACCGCGCCGTTCGTGGTGACCCCGCACGCGGGGGAGTTCGCCCGGCTTCGGGAGCGCCTCGGTCTGGTCGACGCGGATCAGGACACGGCGGCCGAGGTACGACGGATGGCCGCGGAGCTGCACGGCGTCGTGCTGCGCAAGGGGGCCCGCACGCTGATCGCGGGACCCGACGGCCCGGTGATCGCCGTGGACGCGGGCACCGGGTGGCTCGCGACCGCGGGCACGGGCGATGTGCTGGCCGGCGTGCTCGGGGCCGTGATCGCGGCCAACCCCGGTGCTCCGCTCGCCGAGGTGGCCGCGGCCGGCACCTGGCTGCACGGGCACGCCGCGCGCATCGCCGCGGGGGTGGGTGGGGGCGGCACGGGCCACCCGATCGTCGCGCTGGACGTGGCGGAGGCGCTGCCCCTCGCGATCGCGGACGTCCTGTCGTGACCCGGCGCGTGCCCGCCCGGACGATCGCGCTGTGGGCCGCGTTCCTCCTGGTGCATCTGCTCACCGCGCTCGCGGGGTGGATCTACCCGAGCCAGCCGATGGGCGACGTCGTGCTGGTGTACGAGCCCTGGTCGTCGGCGGCGCTCGGCGGCGGCCCGGTCGTGGGCGTCACCGAACCGTGGGTGTACCCCCAGCTCGCGCTGCTGCCGATGCTGCTCACCGGGCTCCTGGCCACCCCGCTCGTGCCCCTGCTCGGCGTCTCGTCCGCGTACCTCGTGGCCTGGGCGGTGCTGGTGGGCGTGCTCGACGCTGT of the Microbacterium sufflavum genome contains:
- a CDS encoding ADP-dependent NAD(P)H-hydrate dehydratase, whose amino-acid sequence is MSEAREWSRVDTARFVRAATRDDDKYSRGVVALRTGSPAYPGAAVLGVEAAWRAGAGFVRYAGEQRVIDAVLARRPETVGGPDTGRTRVGAWVIGSGTDPEERTDAEARALREIVSGTAPVVIDAGALDLASGATAPFVVTPHAGEFARLRERLGLVDADQDTAAEVRRMAAELHGVVLRKGARTLIAGPDGPVIAVDAGTGWLATAGTGDVLAGVLGAVIAANPGAPLAEVAAAGTWLHGHAARIAAGVGGGGTGHPIVALDVAEALPLAIADVLS